Within Microterricola gilva, the genomic segment CCCGGCGCGCAACCAACCAGCTACCTCGCCCCGCCTCTCGCTCGCGCCACCGACGTGTCGAACATCGATCCCACCCCCGCATTCGCCTTCGGTCACGGGCTCGGCTACTCGCGGTTCGAGTGGGGCTCCTTCGTGGGCGACGAGAGCGAGATCGCCATCGACGGCGAGGCGAGCGTGCGCCTGCGCGTGCGCAACACGTCTTCTCGGGCGGGCACCGACGTCGTTCAGATCTACATGCACGACCCGGTGGCCTCCGTTGTGCGCCCGGTGCAACGCCTCGTCGGCTACATTCGCGTCGCCCTCGAGCCGGGCGAGAAGACGGAGGTGCGTTTCGTCGTGCCAGCCGACCTCGCCTCGTTCACCGGGCGCAGCGGCGAGCGGATCGTGGAGCCAGGAGAGATCGTGCTGAGCGTCGGGCGTTCAAGTGCCGAGCTGCCGTTCTCGCACGCGGTGCAACTGCAGGGATCCACCCGCCTGGTCGACCACACGCGGCGTCTGTGCTCCGAGGCCTGGCTGGTTCCGGTCGACGCCGAGCGCTGATGGGCCGGTACCGCAACCCCGTCCTGCCCGGATGCCACCCTGACCCCAGTGTGTGCAGGGTCGGTGACGAGTACTTCATCGTCACCTCGACGTTCGAGTACTTCCCAGGGCTGCCGATCCACCGCTCATCGAATCTCGTCGACTGGGAGCTGATCGGGCACGCCGTGCACCGCGACGACCAGGTCGATCTGAGCGGGGTCCCGGCATCCGGAGGGCTCTTCGCGCCGACGATCCGGTACAACAACGGACGCTTCCACGTCGTGTGCACGCTCGTGCACGGCACGGGCAGACAGGGCCACTTCCTCGTGACGGCGCGCGATGCGGCCGGGCCGTGGTCGCAGCCGCTGTGGCTGGACGACATCGGCGGCATCGACCCGTCGCTGACGTTCGACGGCGATCGCGTGTGGCTCTGCGGCACCAGGCTCGCCGAGCAGGGCGAGTGGGCCGAGCAGACGGAGGTGTGGCTCTCCGAACGCGACCCCGTGAGCTTCGAGGCGATCGGCCCGACCCATGTGCTCTGGCGCGGTGCTCTCACCGGCGCCAGGTGGGCGGAGGGCCCTCACCTGTTCCGCCACGGCGGCCGCTGGCTCCTGCTCGCCGCGGAGGGTGGAACGGAGCGCGACCACGCCGTGATCGTCGCCTTCGCCGACGAGATCACCGGGCCGTACACCGGTGATCCGGGCAATCCCCGACTCACGCACCGCGACCTCGGGGCGCGTGCACCGATCATCAACGTCGGCCACGCCGACCTCGTGGATGCCGTTGACGGCGCAAGCGGGGCGGCAGCAGACAGCGGGTGGGCGACGCTGCTGGCCACGCACACCCTCGACGGCGTCGCCAGCCTCCTCGGCAGGCAGACCCACCTGGTCCCGGTCGGCTGGGAGGCCGATCGGGTGCTCTTCGCACCGGGATTCGCGCGGGTACTGGAGAGCGTCGATGCGGCGGGCGTCCCCGACCAGGCGGAACGCCCAACCCACTTCGTCGACCATTTCGACGCGCCGACTCTGGAGCTGGGCTGGAACACACTGCGATCCGCCGGCGCGGAACGGATGTCGCTCTCGGCACGCCCTGGCCATCTGCGGCTTGTGGCCGGACCGGGTAGCCCAGCGGAGACGGGCCCACTGGCATTTCTCGGACGACGGCTGCCATCGATGCGCGTCACCGTGGCGACGCGGCTCGAGCTCTCCGCCCCGGCATCAGCCCGCGCGGAGGCCGGCCTGCTGCTGCGCCTGTCCGAGCGCGACCATCTGACTTTGGTCGTGCGTGCCGACGCCGCCGGAGGCTCAACCGCGGAGGCGCGCCTCACCGTTGCGGGGGCGGAGATCGCGCTGGGCGCGGCATCCGTGCCCGCCGGGGCAGCAGAGCTCGTCCTCGAGCTCGATGGCTTCGACGCCGTGCTCTCGGTGCGGGGCGACGGGACCTCGACGCCCATCGCCGAGGCCGAGCTGACGCGGCTCTCCCCCGATGTCACCGGCGGTTTCGTCGGCGCGTGGATCGGGATGTTCGCGGTGGGCGACGGCACGGGGCACGCCGATGTCGACAGCTTCGAGCTGTCGGTCCGCGACTAGTCGGCGTTCAGGCCGGCGGTGCGGTGCTGTCGCGCACGACCAGGCTCGTGGCGAGGTCCATCCGCGGAGTCGACTCCATGGTCTCCTCGCTCAGTCGGATCACCAGGCGCGCGGCCTCCTCGCCCATCCGCCTGAGCGGCTGGTGCACCGTCGTCAACGGCGGGGTCACCCACCTGGCGAGCGGGATGTCGTCGTAGCCGACGATGGAGAGGTCCTCCGGCACGCGCAGCCCGCTGGCGCGCGCCGCGTCGAGCACACCGAGTGCCTGCAGATCACTCCCGGCGAAGATCGCCGTCGGCCGCTCGGGGCCGGCGAGGATCGTGTTCGCACGGTCGCGACCGCCTGCCGCGTGGAAGTCGCCGAACTGGATCCAGTCCGGATCGATGTGCAGCCCGGCCGAGTTCATCGCCGAGCGAAAGCCGTCGAGCCGCGCCAGGGAGCACATCATGTCTTCCGGACCCGTGATCGCGGCGATGCGGGTGTGCCCGAGCTCGATGAGGTGGCGGGTGGCGATGAGCCCGCCCGACCAGTTCGCCGAGCCGACGGATGGGGCGTCCGGAGAGGGATCTCCGGCCGGATCGACGATGACGAAGGGGATGGCGCGGGCACGCAGGCGTTCCCGGTACTCGGGGGCGAGGTCGGAGAACACGAGAACGACTCCGACCGGACGCCTTCGCATGACGCCCTCGATCCAGTCCGGATCGGGCGAATGGCGGCTGCCGCTCACGGTGAGCACGACGCTCAGCCCGTGCTCCTTCGCGACAGACTCCACCCCGTTGATGAGCTCCATCGACCAGATGCTGTCGAGTTCGTGGAACACGAGCTCGATCAGCTCGGCCTTGGGCTGCGCGCGGCCACCGCGGCGCATGTACCCGCGCTCGCGCAGCAGTTCCTCGACGCGTTCGCGCGTTGCCCCGGCGACATCCGAACGCCCGTTCAACACCTTCGAGATCGTTGACAGGGAGACACCGGCCTCCTCGGCGACGTCAGCGAGCGTCACCCTCTCGCTGTTGTCTTCGGCGACATCACTCTGCATCTTTCGATCCTAGTTCCGAGAGTTGCGAAAGCGGCTCGTGGCACGCGACAACCGCCGATCGCGCCCGTGCTCAGCGCGCGGCTCGTCCGGGCCAGCTGAAGCCGGCCGGGTCACCGAGCAGAGGGGCGAATGCCAACTCCGCGGCACCGACCATCAACAGGTTCGGCCCGAGTTCGGCGCGAACAACCGTCACGTCCTCACGTGGCGCCGCGAGAGCCGAGCGGGCGAGCGCCGCGTCGAGCGCCTCGGGGTCGGCGACGAGCAGCGATGCGAGAAAGCCACCGAGTACGACGAGTTCCGGGTTCAGCACGTTGACCGCAGCCCCGAGCGCCGTGCCCAGATGGCCGAGTTGGCGGGCGACCTCCGCGCGCGCGGCGTCGCCAGTGGCACCGTCGTCGGCGAGCGCGGCCAGCAGCGCAGCGTCCAGGTCCTCGACGTTCTCGGCGCCGAGTCCGAGCACCGAGAGCAGGGCACTCAGCCGCACCTCGGACTCCAGCGTGCCCGCAATGCCGGCCGAGTCGAGGTGAGCCCCGGCATCGTTCGCTGCGCTCACGCGGATGTGGCCGAACTCCCCCGCGAACCCGCCGACACCGCCGAATGGGGCGCCGGCGGCGATGACACCACCGCCGATGCCGCTTGCACCGCCGTTGAGATACACCAGGTCGCGGCATCCGCGCCCCGCTCCGAAGTGCCACTCGGCGATCGCGCCGAGCCCTGCATCGTTCGCCGCGAACGCCGGATAGCCGCTCGCCTCGGCGAGCAGGCTCGCGATCGGCGCATCGACCCAGTCGAGGTGCGGGGCCAAGCGCACCATGCCGTCACTCGAGCGCACCTGGCCGGGAACGGCGAGGCCGATGCCGGCGACACGGAACCCGGCATCGAGCTCTCCGCGCAATGCTGCGATCACCGATTCGGCGATGCCCACCGCCTCGGTGACGCTGGGTGAGTGCTCGAGGACGTGGCGGATGCGACGGTGCACGTGACCGCCGAGGCCGACGACGGCGATGGTCACGGCGTCGATCTCCGGGTTCACGGCCAGCGCGACCACGCGAGGGTCCACCGCGACGACCGGGCTCGGGCGGCCAACCTGCTTGGTTGCGTCCGGCTCCCGCTCGAGCGCCAGGCCCAGCTCGACGAGCTCTGCGACCAGCGCCGCGACCGTCGAGCGGTTCAGGCCGGTCATGCGCGTGAGCTGCGAGCGGGGTGTCGCCCCGTTGCGGTGCACAATGCCGAGGATGGTCGAGAGGTTGTGCCGTCGCACATCGTCGTTGTTACTGCCGTGCACTGCCATCTCCCTCGTCGCAGTCAAGGCTAGCGGCGCGCATCCGTTTTCACGGATTCCACCATCCCGGAGAACCCGGGAGAACGCAAGCGATTTGTCGTCAAAAACGACAAATTATCGAGGCCGCATCACTGCCCCAGTGGCAGAACCGCGGGATCCGTGTTCTAATATGTTTTGTCAGTCAACAAATCATCAACGATGCTGAATCCGGAGTTCGACCAATGTCTCTCACACCCACCCGCGCCGACAAGTTCTCCTTCGGTCTCTGGACCGTCGGCTACAACGGGACCGACCCGTTCGGTGGCCCGACCCGCCCGAACCTCGACGTCGTCGAGGCCGTCACGCGCCTGGCCGATCTCGGCGCATACGGCCTCACCTTCCACGACGACGACCTGTTCGCCTTCGGCTCTTCGGATGCCGCCCGCCAGACGCAGATCGACCGGCTCAAGCAGGCCTTGGCCGACACCGGCATCATCGTGCCGATGGTCACGACGAACCTCTTCAGCGCCCCCGTCTTCAAGGACGGCGGTTTCACCTCGAACGACCGCGCCGTGCGCCGCTTCGCCCTCCGCAAGGTGCTGCGCAACATCGACCTCGCAGCCGAACTCGGCGCGAAGACCTTCGTGATGTGGGGCGGCCGCGAGGGCGCGGAGTACGACGCCGCCAAGGACATCCGCTCGGCGCTCGGCCGTTACCGCGAGGCCGTGAACCTGCTCGGCGACTACGTCACCGACAAGGGCTACGACATCCGCTTCGCCATCGAGCCCAAGCCGAACGAGCCCCGCGGCGACATCCTGCTGCCGACCGTCGGCCACGCCATCGCGTTCATCAACACCCTGGAACGCCCGGAGCTCGTCGGCGTGAATCCAGAGGTCGGCCACGAGCAGATGGCCGGGCTCAACTTCACCGCCGGCATCGCCCAGGCGCTGGATGCCGGCAAGCTGTTCCACATCGACCTCAACGGTCAGCGCGGCATCAAGTACGACCAGGACCTGGTGTTCGGGCACGGCGATCTGCAGAACGCCTTCTCGCTCGTCGACCTCCTCGAGAACGGCGGCCCGGACGGTGGCGCAGCCTACGACGGCCCCCGCCACTTCGACTACAAGCCATCGCGCACCGAGGACATCACCGGCGTCTGGACCTCGGCCGCGGCGAACATGCGCACGTACCTGCTGCTCAAGGAGCGCGCGGCAGCATTCCGCGCCGACCCAGAGGTGCAGGAGGCCCTCGCGGCCTCGCGCGTGCCCGAGCTGGCCGTGCCGACGCTGGCCGCAGGCGAGAGCTACGACGACCTGATCGCCGATCGGAGCGCCTTCGAGGACTTCGACGCAGCGGAATACCTCGGCGGCAAGGGCTTCGGCTTCGTGCACCTGCAGCAGCTCGCGCTCGAGCACCTCCTTGGAGCTCGAGGCTAATCCATGACGCTCGTCGCGGGAATCGACTCATCCACCCAAAGCTGCAAGGTCGTGATCAGGGACGCCGCGAGCGGAGCGCTCGTGCGCTCCGGCCGCGCCGCCCACCCGGACGGCACCGAGGTCGACCCCGGGGCATGGTGGGTGGCGCTCGGCGAGGCGATCGCGGATGCCGGCGGCCTCGCCGACGTGAGCGCGCTGAGCGTGGCGGGGCAGCAGCACGGCATGGTCGCCCTCGATGCGGCAGGCCGCGTCATCCGCCCCGCCCTGCTCTGGAACGACACGCGCTCGGCCGCGGCGGCCGACGACCTCGTCGCCGAGGTGGGCGCTGAGGAGTACGCGCGGCGCAGCGGCGTGGTGCCCGTCGCGTCATTCACGGCGAGCAAGCTGCGCTGGTTGCGTGATGCCGAACCCGCGAATGCGGCCACAGTCGCCGCAGTCGCGCTCCCACATGATTGGCTCGTGTGGCGATTGCGCGGCTGCGGTCCAGCCGAGTCCTCACCGCGCGGCCCCGCGCTCGAGCTGCTCTGCACCGACCGCTCGGACGCCAGCGGAACCGCCTACTGGTCACCGACCACCGGCGAGTACGACCGCGAGCTGCTGCGGCTCGCGCTCGGGCACGATGCGGTGCTGCCACGCGTGCTCGGCCCGGCCGAGCACGCGGGTACCGTGCACCCGGTCATCGCCGAGCGATTCGGCGCGGCCGACCCCGCAGCCGATATCGTCCTCGGCGCGGGGGCAGGCGACAACGCCGGCGCGGCGCTCGGCCTCGACGCCGTGGCCGGCGACGTCGTCGTCTCGATCGGCACGAGCGGCACCGTCTTCGCCGTCACGGATGCCGCGGCATCCGATGCAAGCGGCACGGTCGCCGGCTTCGCCGACGCCAGCGGGCGCTTCCTCCCCCTCATCGCCACCCTGAATGCCGCACGCGTGCTCGACGCGGTCGCCGGCCTGCTCGGCGTCGACCACGCCGAACTGGGCGAGCTCGCCCTGCAGGCGGAGGCCGGATCCGGCGGCGCGGTGCTCGTGCCCTGGTTCGAGGGCGAACGCACGCCCAATCTGCCGCGCGCCACCGCAGGCTTCGACGGACTCACCCTCGCCAACAGTACGCGGCCGAATCTGGCGCGCGCGGCCATCGAGGGAATGCTCTGCGGCCTCGCCGACGGCCTCGACGCCGTGCGCGCGCAGGGTGTGAGCGCCGAGCGCATCATCCTGATCGGCGGCGCGGCGCAGAATCCGGCCGTGCAGCGGATCGCGGCGCAGATCTTCGACGCGCCGGTCGTCGTGCCGACACCGGGCGAGTACGTCGCAGACGGGGCGGCACGCCAGGCGCGCTGGGCGCTCGACGGCGAGCGCCCGAACTGGGCGGTCACGGTCGCCGCACGACCGACGCCGGAGCACCACCCCGTGATCCGCGAGCAGTATGCCGCAGCACGCGCGGCCCGCGCCGCCCGATTCGCCTAGCGGCCCGCGCGCAGTCGCGGCCCGCGAAGAGTGCAGGGGCCCGGGATATCTCCCGGGCCCCTGCACTTTTAGCGGGCCATGACGCGACGGGTGCGCCGTGGAATCGCAAGCCACTGCCGGACGCCCGTCCCACACACCCGCGACCGTTACAGAATTGCAACCTGAGAATATCTCGAATGCCTGTTGGCGGGCGAGTTTTCGGAGAAATATATCCCTTTGCCACCGTTCGACGTGGAAGGTGACCCCGCGAGGGAATCGACACAACACCACACAGAAGGGCAGAGAGATGAAGCATTCTTCATTGATCTCACTAGCCGCGGTCGCGGGCGTCTCCGCTTTGATGCTCGCCGGATGTTCCAGCTCCGGAGGTGGTGGCGGCAGCAGCGAGAGCGCGCAACCGGCCGCCGATCGCGCATGCGTGATCCTTCCGGATGCGGCATCCTCTCCGCGTTGGGAGAACCTCGACCGTCCGGCCCTCGACACGGCCCTGACCGATGCCGGCTTCGAGGCGGACATCCAGAACGCCCAGGGTGACACCAGCCAGTACGCGACGATCGCCGACCAGCAGCTGAGCAAGGGCTGCGGCGTCATGCTGCTCGTCGATCTGGAGGGTGCGGCCGGCGCCGTCACAGAGAAGGCACAGGCAGAGGGCATCCCCGTCATCGCCTACGACCGCCCCATCGAGGGCGCCGACTACTACGTGTCGTTCGACAACTTCAAGGTCGGCGAGCTGCAGGGGCAGTCGATCGTTGACGGCCTCAAGGCCGAAGGCAAGGACCCGGCGACCGCGATCGTCGTCTACATGGGCGGCGACGCCACCGACGGCAACGCGAAGATGTTCCATGACGGCGCAGACTCCGTGATGGCTGCAGCGGGCATCGTTCCGGCGGCTGAGCCCCCGGGAATCTGGGACGGCGACAAGTCGGCGACGAACTTCGAACAGGCCCTCACCGGCCTCGGCGGAAAGGTCGACGCGGTCTGGGCCGCCAACGACACCAACGCCGCCGGCGTCATCACGATCCTCGACAAGAACGGCCTGAAGGTTCCCGTCTCGGGTCAGGACGCCAGCACCGCCGGCCTGCAGAACGTGCTGCTCGGCAAGCAGATCGCCACGGTCTACAAGCAGGTCTCCCTGGAAGCGGATGCCGCGACCAAGCTCGCCATCCAGCTGCTGAAGGGCGAGACTCCCAAGGTCGAGAAGACTCTCGACGATGGAACGCCCTACATCGCCGTGACGCCTGTACTCGTCGGCCCAGCCGAGGTGCAGACGGTGATCGACAACGGCGAAGCAAGCGCAGCTGACATCTGCACCGGAGAGGTGCTGGCCGCCTGCGAGGCGAACGGCATCAAGTAACCGACACATCTGGACGGAGGCGGCGCGCTCGTCGCGCCGCCTCCTGTGTATCGCAGCGGGCGAAGGGATGCAGCATGGACGAGCCACTCATCGAACTGACCGGGATCGTCAAGAGCTTTGGGCCTGTCAGCGTTCTCAAGGGAGTCAACCTCACCGCATACGCCGGCAAGGTGACGGCCCTCGTTGGCGACAACGGCGCGGGCAAGTCCACCCTCATCAAGGGGCTCGCCGGTGTGCAGCCCTACGACGAGGGCGAGGTGCGATTCGCGGGCGACCTCGTGAATCTGCACAGCCCCCGTGACGCAGCCCACCTCGGTATCGAGGTCGTCTACCAAGACCTCGCACTGTGCGACAACCTCGACATCGTGCAGAACATGTTCCTCGGCCGCGAGAAGACCTCGGTCGGCACCTTCGACGAGGCCCACATGGAGCGCGAGGCAGCCGAGACGCTGCGCCAGTTGTCGGTGCGGACGGTCAAATCGGTGCGACAGAAGGTCTCATCGCTCTCTGGTGGCCAGCGGCAGACGGTCGCGATCGCCCGTTCCGTGCTCAAGAAGGCGAAACTGGTCATCCTCGACGAGCCGACTGCTGCCCTCGGCGTCGCCCAGACGGAGCAGGTGCTGAACCTGGTCGAGCGGCTTGCAGAACAGGGCGTCGGCGTCATCATCATCAGCCACAACCTCGCCGATGTATTCGCCGTCGCCGACTACATCAGCGTGCTCTACCTCGGCCAGATGGTGGCGTCGGTCAAGACCGAGGACACCAACCGTGACGACGTCGTCGGCTACATCACCGGCAGCAAGACCTACACAGGAGCCCCCGAATGAGCCGGACACCTCCAGACACGACACCCACCTCGGTACTCGCCGCGCAGAGCACAGCAGAGCTGATCGGCAGCGGCCAGGAGGGAACGTTGGTCGACCAGGCGAAGGCCTGGGTGCAGCGCCTGCGCAGCGGCGACATGGGCGCCCTGCCCGCCATCGGCGGTTTCATCGTGCTGAGCATCCTCTTCTCGTTCCTCAGTCCGTTCTTCGCCACCGAGCGTAACTTCGCCAACCTCATGACCCAGGCGGCGACGCTCGTCATGCTCGGCATGGCGCTCGTCTTCGTGATCCTGCTCGGTGAGATCGACCTCTCAGCCGGTGTCACAGCCGGCCTCTCGATGTGTGTCTGGATCGTGCTCGTGAACGTCACGGGACTCAACTGGATGCTGGCCCTCGCGATCGCCTTCCTCGTCGGCTTGACGGTTGGCTCGTTGATCGGCTTCTTCGTCGCCAAGGTCGGCATCCCGTCATTCGTCGTGACACTGGGCCTGTTCCTCGGCATCCAGGGTCTCAACCTCATCATCATCGGCAGCGGAGGGCTCTACCGGGTGCAGGTGCCGGAAGTGCTCGCGATCATGAACAGCAACATGCCCGTGTGGGCAGGCTGGGTCATGCTCGGCATCATGCTGGCCGTGTCGTTCGGGATGGCGATGTGGGATCGTGCCCGCCGTGCGCGGGTCGACCTGCCGAACCGCACGATCACGCTGCTCTGGATCAAGCTCGCCGCGATCGCCCTCATCGGCGGCACCGCGGTCTGGCTGCTGAGCCAGAACCGAGGCACCGGGTTCAGGGCGGTCGAGGGGGTGCCCATCGTCGTGCCCATCACGCTCGTCATCCTGTGGATCGGCACCTTCGTGCTCGACCGCACGAAGTACGGCCGCTACATCTACGCGGTGGGCGGCAACGCCGAGGCCGCGCGCCGCGCTGGCATCAAGGTCGTCATGATCCGGTGGACCGCGTTCATCGTCTGCTCCGGCCTCGCGGTCGTCTCCGGCCTGTTCAGCATCAGCAAGGTCGGCTCCGTGGATGCCGCGGCGGGCCGAGACATCGTGCTGAGCGGTGTCGCAGCGGCCGTCGTCGGTGGCGTGAGCCTCTTCGGTGGGCGCGGTCGGCTGATGCACGCGGCGATCGGTGCGCTCGTCATCGCGGTCATCACGAACGGCCTCGGCCTGCTCAATCTGCCGGCCGGTGCCAACCTCGTCATCACCGGTGGCGTGCTGATCCTCGCGGCGACCGTCGACGCCCTCTCCCGGCTGCGCGCGGGCGGGTCGCTCGTGCGAAGTTGACTCCCGGCGCACCGTTCAGGCGTCGAGCTCCTGAAACAGCGTGAGCTGCAGCCCGCCCGGCCCCTCGAGCCGGGAGTTGAGCGAGCGCCACGGTGTTTCCCGCGGTGCGGCAATGAGCGCGGCACCCTGCGCGACGGCATCCGTCGTTGCCGTCTCCGAGTCGTCGACCTCAAGCGCGACCCGCAGCTGCCTGCTGTGACCTCCTTCCGTCTCGATCGCGTCGATCATGCGCACCTGGGCAGCGTTCGAGAGCTCGAGCGTCGCCCGCCCCGCGTCGAGGATCACGACCCTGGTCCCGCCATCACCGTCGTAGGCCTCGGCCACCGGCATGCCGATCACATCGCGGTAGAACGCGAGCACGCCGTCGAAATCCTCGTCATCCGGCACCGCAACGACGAGCCTCAGCTGCCGCACCCGCCCGGCGCCCTGCTCCGCTGTACTCATCGTTCCTCCTGGCGATCGAGCGGTCATTCGCTGTCACTCTGCATGAACGCGAGCACCGCGGCAACCCGTCGGTGCACGCCGGATTCCGGCAGGCGCAGCTTGGTGAAGATCGCGTTGACGTGCTTCTCGACCGTCGATGATGACAGGAACAGAGCCTGCTCGATGCCGGCGTTGGTCTTGCCCTCCGCCATCGCGCGCAGAACATCGAGCTCGCGCGGGGTCAGTGCCGCGAGCGGGCTCGCCGCGCCGGCCCGGCTGCGGCGGCGCACGAGCGTGTCGACGATCTGCGGGTCGATCACCGATCCGCCCGCGCTCACCTCGCGCAGCGCGTGCACCAGGTCTTCCAGGTCGCCGATGCGGTCCTTCAGCAGGTAGCCGAGCCCTGCAGCCCCCTCGGCGAAGAGGGCAAGGGCGTAGCTCTCGTCCGCATGCTGCGAGAGCACGACCACGCCGATGTCTGGATGGGCGGCGCGGATGGCGCGCGCGGCCTCGATGCCCTCCATCTGGTGGCTCGGCGGCATCCGGATGTCGGTGAGCACGGCATCCGGCGCGAACCTCCGCACCGCGTCGAGCAGCTCGGCCGCGTTGCCGGTCGACGCGACGACGTCGATCTCTCCGGAGTCTTCGAGCAGGCGGCGCAGCCCTTCCCGCACGAGGTAGTTGTCCTCGGCGATCACAACCCGCACAACCCCCTGCTCATCCACCGCGGCCGCCGTCCACGGCGGGCGGGTGGCCGACCGGCAGCTCGGCGAGCACGGTCGTGCCAGACGGCACGGCGGCCGTCACCTGCACGGTGCCGCGGAGCGCCGCCACCCTGTCGCGGATGTTCGCGAGGCCGCCGCTCGTCGCCGCGGCCGGCCTGATCGCGCCGATACCGCGGCCGTCGTCGGTGATCGCGATGCGCAGCTGCCCGTTGCTCCGCTCCAGCCTGACCGTTGCCCTCGTCGCCTGGGCGTGCTTGGCCGTGTTCGCGAGCGCCTCGCGCACCACGTAGTACGCCGTCGTCTCGACGTCCTCCGGGTAGCGTTCCCGGCGCACCGCGGCGTCGGCCTCGACGGTGAGCGTGATCGGGAACCGTGCCATCCCCGACTCGACCGCGGCCACCAGCCCGTTGTCGCTCAACACGGAGGGGTGGATGCCGCGGGTGATCTCCCGCAGCTCGGTGAGGGTCTCGCGTGCCTGGTCCTGAAGTTCGATGAGTTCAGTTGCGGCGAGCTCCCCGCGCTGCAGGCGGTTGCGAGCCAGCCGCAGTCCCGCAATCTGCGCCACCAGATTCTGCTGGATGCCGTCGTGCAGATCGCGCTCGAGCCGGCGGCGCTCGTCATCCTGCACCGCGACGAGCCGCTCGCGAGAGGCGCGCAGTTCATCGAGCTGTTCGGCCAGCTGCGCGCTGAGGAGCACATTGGCAACGGATGCCGCCGCCTGAGCCGCGACCGTTCGGAGCAGCGCGCGTTCGGCGTCACCGTACTCGCCGCGGCGCCTCGGCCCCAGCTCGATGCGGCCGAGGGTCTCCTCGCCGCGCACGAGCTCGCTGGACTCGGCCGGGTCGCCGACCGGCTCCCCCGCGCCTCCGATCGAGGTCCCGGCGAGCGCCGCATCCGCCCCGACGAGCCGGATCTGCACCCACGTCGCGTCGAGGCCGCCGCGAACCGCCTCGGCCAAGGTGGTCAGCAGTTCGCGCGGCTCGCCTGCCCGCTCCAGTTGCGCGCCGAGCTCACTCAGCATCGCGAAGTGTTGCTCGCGGTCGCCGAACAGAGCGCGGTGCAGGCGCAGCTGCATCCAGCTGCGGGCCGGCAGCAGCACGACCGCGAGCAGCGTTGTGATCAGGATCGCCGAGAGCGTGCTGAGCGGGGGCGTGAGCAGGAGCGCCGGCGTCGCGACCGCGGCCGCGTAGACGACCGTGATGAGCAGGGTCGACGCGCGCTCGACGCGTGCTCCGCGCTCGCCCGGCCCGATGTCGAAGGCGCCGTAGCGGAGGATGCCGTGGATCGCCGCGACCGGGATCGCGATCATTGACGCGTAGACCAGGAACTCGACGCCCCAGAGGCCTGGCACGAATGTCCACAGCAGGAACGCCGCCATCGCAGAGCCGACCGCGAGGCCCATGACGCGGGTGCGGGCACGCACCCCCGGCTGTCCGAAGAACACTCGGGAGGCGAGCACGGTGACGCCGAGCGCGACAGCGGCCCAGCCCTGGAAGACGAGATAGTGGACGGCGGGGGCGGCCCACTCGAGCCACGGCACGAAGTACGGGTTGGGGATCGACTCGCCGCTGATGCCGATGAACTGCGACATGACGATGTGCGGTGTGGTGAGCAGCGTGAGCGGACCGACCAGAACCGGGGTCCAGAGGAAGAGGACCGCGATCCGCTGCCACCGACGCTCCGGAACGCCGTCCGGGAACGTCGCGAACACCACCAACAGCGCCGAGGTCGCCACCGCGTCGGCGCTCAGGCCGAGCAGGTTGACGAACGGGAACCACGGCTCGGTGAGGATCTCGAGGTTGAGGTGCACGAAGGTCTCAAACGCAGAGCCGACGAGCATCGCGGTCGCCCCGAGCGCGATGAGCAGCGCGATCCGAGACGCCGACACCGTGAGCAGCCACATTCCGAAGACGAACAGGGGCAGCGCGCCGAGCAGCGGCCACGCGAGGCCGTGATCCGAATTGAGGTCTGGGTCGATGAAGCCGCGCATGACGACGATGTAGAGCAGAGACGCGACCCCGATCGGGCCGAACGTCGCAAGGCACAACCACCTGCGATCCACACTCCCAT encodes:
- the xylB gene encoding xylulokinase, with amino-acid sequence MTLVAGIDSSTQSCKVVIRDAASGALVRSGRAAHPDGTEVDPGAWWVALGEAIADAGGLADVSALSVAGQQHGMVALDAAGRVIRPALLWNDTRSAAAADDLVAEVGAEEYARRSGVVPVASFTASKLRWLRDAEPANAATVAAVALPHDWLVWRLRGCGPAESSPRGPALELLCTDRSDASGTAYWSPTTGEYDRELLRLALGHDAVLPRVLGPAEHAGTVHPVIAERFGAADPAADIVLGAGAGDNAGAALGLDAVAGDVVVSIGTSGTVFAVTDAAASDASGTVAGFADASGRFLPLIATLNAARVLDAVAGLLGVDHAELGELALQAEAGSGGAVLVPWFEGERTPNLPRATAGFDGLTLANSTRPNLARAAIEGMLCGLADGLDAVRAQGVSAERIILIGGAAQNPAVQRIAAQIFDAPVVVPTPGEYVADGAARQARWALDGERPNWAVTVAARPTPEHHPVIREQYAAARAARAARFA
- a CDS encoding sugar ABC transporter substrate-binding protein yields the protein MISLAAVAGVSALMLAGCSSSGGGGGSSESAQPAADRACVILPDAASSPRWENLDRPALDTALTDAGFEADIQNAQGDTSQYATIADQQLSKGCGVMLLVDLEGAAGAVTEKAQAEGIPVIAYDRPIEGADYYVSFDNFKVGELQGQSIVDGLKAEGKDPATAIVVYMGGDATDGNAKMFHDGADSVMAAAGIVPAAEPPGIWDGDKSATNFEQALTGLGGKVDAVWAANDTNAAGVITILDKNGLKVPVSGQDASTAGLQNVLLGKQIATVYKQVSLEADAATKLAIQLLKGETPKVEKTLDDGTPYIAVTPVLVGPAEVQTVIDNGEASAADICTGEVLAACEANGIK
- a CDS encoding VOC family protein; the encoded protein is MSTAEQGAGRVRQLRLVVAVPDDEDFDGVLAFYRDVIGMPVAEAYDGDGGTRVVILDAGRATLELSNAAQVRMIDAIETEGGHSRQLRVALEVDDSETATTDAVAQGAALIAAPRETPWRSLNSRLEGPGGLQLTLFQELDA
- a CDS encoding ATP-binding cassette domain-containing protein translates to MDEPLIELTGIVKSFGPVSVLKGVNLTAYAGKVTALVGDNGAGKSTLIKGLAGVQPYDEGEVRFAGDLVNLHSPRDAAHLGIEVVYQDLALCDNLDIVQNMFLGREKTSVGTFDEAHMEREAAETLRQLSVRTVKSVRQKVSSLSGGQRQTVAIARSVLKKAKLVILDEPTAALGVAQTEQVLNLVERLAEQGVGVIIISHNLADVFAVADYISVLYLGQMVASVKTEDTNRDDVVGYITGSKTYTGAPE
- a CDS encoding sugar ABC transporter permease is translated as MSRTPPDTTPTSVLAAQSTAELIGSGQEGTLVDQAKAWVQRLRSGDMGALPAIGGFIVLSILFSFLSPFFATERNFANLMTQAATLVMLGMALVFVILLGEIDLSAGVTAGLSMCVWIVLVNVTGLNWMLALAIAFLVGLTVGSLIGFFVAKVGIPSFVVTLGLFLGIQGLNLIIIGSGGLYRVQVPEVLAIMNSNMPVWAGWVMLGIMLAVSFGMAMWDRARRARVDLPNRTITLLWIKLAAIALIGGTAVWLLSQNRGTGFRAVEGVPIVVPITLVILWIGTFVLDRTKYGRYIYAVGGNAEAARRAGIKVVMIRWTAFIVCSGLAVVSGLFSISKVGSVDAAAGRDIVLSGVAAAVVGGVSLFGGRGRLMHAAIGALVIAVITNGLGLLNLPAGANLVITGGVLILAATVDALSRLRAGGSLVRS